One segment of Urocitellus parryii isolate mUroPar1 chromosome 5, mUroPar1.hap1, whole genome shotgun sequence DNA contains the following:
- the Nfkb2 gene encoding nuclear factor NF-kappa-B p100 subunit isoform X5 — translation MVLLNMMISNSVPPLWNPRSQSPRQRGFRFRYGCEGPSHGGLPGASSEKGRKTYPTVKICNYEGPAKIEVDLVTHSDPPRAHAHSLVGKQCSELGVCAVSVGPKDMTAQFNNLGVLHVTKKNMMEIMIQKLQRQKLRSRPHGLTEAERRELEQEAKELKKVMDLSIVRLRFSAFLRASDGSFSLPLKPVISQPIHDSKSPGASNLKISRMDKTAGSVRGGDEVYLLCDKVQKDDIEVRFYEDDENGWQAFGDFSPTDVHKQYAIVFRTPPYHKMKIERPVTVFLQLKRKRGGDVSDSKQFTYYPLVEGGTGLEDPMGLGWAGGFPRDKEEVQRKRRKALPTFSQPFGGGSHMGGGSGGSAGGYGGAGGGGGSLGFFPSSLAYSPYQSGAAPMGCYPGGGGGAQMASSAPGVDAMEEAAEPSAPPGNPEDEPQAPDALLRAREYNARLFGLTQRSARALLDYGVTADARALLAGQRHLLTAQDENGDTPLHLAIIHGQTSVIEQIAHVIYHAQHLGVVNLTNHLHQTPLHLAVITGQTRVVSFLLQVGADPALLDRHGDSAIHLALRAGAGAPNLLQALLHSGAPTVPQLLHMPDFEGLYPVHLAVRARSPECLDLLVDNGAEVEAAERQGGRTALHLATEMEELGLVTHLVTKLHANVNARTFAGNTPLHLAAGLGSPTLTRLLLKAGADIHAENEEPLCPLPSPPTSGSDSDSEGPERDIQSSFRGHTPLDLTRSTKVKTLLLNAAQNIMEPPLTPPSPAGPGLSLGETALQNLEQLLDGPEAQGSWAELAERLGLRSLVDTYRKTASPSGSLLRSYKLAGGDLSGLLDALSDMGLDEGVRLLRGPETREKLPSTAEVKEDSAYGSQSVEQEAEKLGPPPEPPGGLCHGHPQPQVH, via the exons ATGGTATTGCTGAATATGATGATTTCAAATTCAGTCCCTCCGTTGTGGAACCCAAGGAGCCAGTCCCCGAGACAG CGTGGCTTCCGATTTCGATATGGCTGTGAAGGTCCTTCTCATGGAGGCCTGCCTGGTGCCTCAAGTGAGAAGGGACGGAAAACCTATCCCACTGTCAAG ATCTGTAACTACGAGGGCCCTGCCAAGATTGAGGTGGACCTGGTAACACACAGTGACCCACCTCGTGCTCATGCCCACAGCCTGGTGGGCAAGCAGTGCTCAGAGCTGGGAGTCTGTGCTGTCTCTGTGGGGCCCAAGGACATGACTGCCCA atTCAATAACCTGGGTGTCCTGCATGTGACCAAGAAGAATATGATGGAGATTATGATACAAAAACTTCAGAGGCAGAAGCTCCGCTCCAGGCCCCACGGTCTTACAG AGGCTGAGCGGCGAGAGCTGGAGCAGGAGGCCAAAGAGCTGAAGAAAGTGATGGATCTGAGTATTGTGCGTCTACGCTTCTCTGCCTTCCTTCGAGCCAGTGATGGCTCTTTTTCCCTTCCCCTGAAGCCAGTTATCTCCCAGCCCATCCATGACAGTA AATCTCCAGGGGCCTCAAACCTGAAGATTTCTCGAATGGACAAGACAGCGGGCTCTGTACGGGGTGGAGATGAAGTTTATCTGCTTTGTGACAAGGTGCAGAAAG ATGACATTGAGGTTCGGTTCTATGAGGATGATGAGAATGGATGGCAGGCCTTTGGGGACTTCTCTCCCACAGATGTTCATAAACAG TATGCCATTGTGTTCCGGACACCTCCCTATCACAAGATGAAGATTGAGCGGCCTGTAACGGTGTTCCTACAACTGAAACGCAAGCGTGGAGGGGATGTATCTGACTCCAAACAGTTCACCTATTATCCTCTGGTGGAAGGTGGAACTGGGCTTGAGGATCCTATGGgactgggctgggctggagggtTCCCAAGAG ACAAGGAGGAGGTGCAGCGGAAGCGCAGAAAGGCATTGCCTACCTTCTCCCAGCCCTTTGGAGGTGGCTCGCACATGGGTGGAGGCTCTGGGGGCTCTGCTGGGGGTtatggaggagctggaggaggag GTGGCAGCCTCGGctttttcccctcctccttgGCCTACAGCCCCTACCAGTCCGGCGCGGCCCCAATGGGCTGCTACccgggcggcgggggcggggcgcaGATGGCCTCCTCCGCGCCAGGTGTGGATGCTATGGAGGAAGCGGCAGAGCCAAGCGCGCCCCCTGGAAACCCAGAGGACGAACCACAGGCTCCGGACGCCCTGCTGCGAG CTCGGGAGTACAACGCGCGCCTGTTCGGCCTGACGCAGCGCAGCGCCCGAGCCTTGCTCGACTACGGCGTCACGGCGGACGCCCGTGCACTGCTGGCGGGACAGCGCCACCTGCTGACGGCTCAGGACGAGAACGGAGACAC GCCGCTGCACCTGGCAATCATCCACGGGCAGACCAGTGTCATTGAGCAGATAGCCCATGTCATCTACCATGCCCAGCACCTCGGTGTTGTCAACCTCACCAACCACCTGCACCAG ACACCCCTGCACCTGGCAGTGATAACTGGACAGACAAGGGTGGTGAGCTTTCTGCTACAGGTGGGTGCAGACCCTGCACTGCTGGATCGGCATGGAGACTCAGCCATTCACCTGGCACTGCGGGCAGGTGCTGGAGCCCCAAACCTGTTGCAAGCACTGCTGCACAGTGGAGCTCCCACTGTGCCCCAACTGTTACATATGCCTGATTTTGAGG GACTGTATCCAGTACATCTGGCAGTTCGTGCCCGAAGCCCTGAGTGCCTGGATCTGCTGGTGGACAATGGAGCTGAAGTGGAGGCTGCAGAGCGACAGGGAGGCCGAACAGCACTGCATCTAGCCACCGAgatggaggagctggggttggTTACACATCTGGTCACCAAG CTCCATGCCAATGTGAACGCCCGCACCTTTGCCGGAAACACACCCCTACACCTGGCAGCTGGACTGGGATCCCCAACTCTTACCCGTCTCCTTCTAAAGGCTG GTGCTGACATTCACGCAGAAAACGAGGAGCCTCTGTGCCCActgccctcacctcccacctctggAAGCGACTCAGATTCCGAGGGACCTGAGAGGGACATCCAGAGCAGCTTCCGGGGCCACACACCTCTTGACCTCACGCGCAGCACCAAG GTGAAGACCTTGCTGCTTAATGCTGCTCAGAACATCATGGAGCCCCCCCTGaccccacccagccctgcag GACCAGGGCTGTCACTTGGGGAGACAGCCTTACAGAATCTGGAGCAGCTGCTAGATGGGCCAGAAGCCCAGGGTAGCTGGGCAGAGCTGGCAGAGCGGCTAGGACTACGCAGTCTAGTGGACACATACCGGAAGACAGCTTCACCCAGTGGCAGCCTCCTGCGCAGTTATAAG cTGGCTGGTGGTGACTTGTCAGGTCTGCTGGATGCCCTGTCTGACATGGGTCTAGATGAAGGAGTGCGACTGCTAAGAGGTCCTGAGACCCGAGAAAAGCTGCCTAGCACAG CAGAAGTGAAGGAAGACAGTGCATATGGGAGCCAGTCAGTGGAACAGGAGGCAGAGAAGCTGGGCCCACCCCCTGAGCCACCAGGAGGGCTCTGCCATGGGCACCCCCAGCCTCAGGTGCACTGA